From one Mangrovibacterium diazotrophicum genomic stretch:
- a CDS encoding FecR family protein: MKAHQQQLIDKYKSGQLSDSEHRELLSLFHCDDLEFELKQELYDQLAQLPDEANPEIVIPEFDRIWKKIKQKKKAERKTSEHRINYWYYAAAVLIVGLLIGNIFLLSRNKSPRNEFYSAIAPIGSVSQVILPDSTIVFLNSGSAVKYTRNEDQNTREVYLSGEAWFKVKKSKQVPFFVHTPFYNVRVTGTEFNVKAYDEDRDVVTTLEEGEIRVQSSEVLKLKNEIKLKPGEQLVYNKDEKSIVVSDVKTQIYSSWKDNKLIFVNATLKELAVLLERKYGVEIKIEDKQIAGYHYDGTIKNETILDVLNILQNTLPITYQIKGQEIIIRKK; the protein is encoded by the coding sequence ATGAAAGCGCATCAACAACAGTTAATCGACAAGTATAAATCAGGACAACTTTCCGACAGCGAACATCGGGAGCTGTTAAGCCTGTTTCATTGTGACGATTTAGAGTTTGAACTTAAACAGGAACTTTACGATCAGTTAGCACAACTACCGGATGAAGCGAACCCGGAAATTGTCATTCCTGAATTCGATCGTATCTGGAAGAAAATAAAACAGAAAAAGAAAGCGGAACGAAAAACGAGCGAGCACCGCATCAATTATTGGTATTACGCAGCGGCTGTTTTAATCGTAGGATTGCTCATCGGGAATATCTTTTTACTGTCGCGCAACAAATCTCCCCGCAACGAATTTTACAGTGCAATTGCACCAATTGGGTCTGTTTCGCAGGTCATTTTGCCCGATAGCACCATCGTTTTTCTAAACTCCGGGTCTGCGGTGAAATACACCAGGAACGAGGATCAAAACACGCGCGAAGTTTATCTCTCGGGTGAAGCCTGGTTTAAAGTGAAAAAGTCGAAGCAAGTACCATTCTTCGTTCACACCCCCTTTTACAACGTGCGCGTAACTGGTACCGAATTTAACGTGAAAGCCTACGACGAAGATCGCGATGTCGTCACAACTTTGGAAGAAGGCGAAATCCGGGTTCAATCCTCGGAGGTACTGAAATTGAAGAACGAAATCAAACTTAAACCGGGCGAACAACTGGTTTATAATAAAGACGAAAAATCCATCGTTGTCAGCGACGTGAAGACGCAGATCTATTCGAGCTGGAAAGACAACAAGCTCATTTTCGTAAATGCAACCTTAAAAGAACTGGCCGTTTTACTCGAGCGGAAGTACGGGGTGGAAATTAAAATAGAAGATAAGCAAATAGCCGGGTACCACTATGATGGTACCATCAAAAACGAGACTATCCTGGATGTCCTGAACATCCTTCAAAATACACTTCCAATAACTTATCAAATCAAAGGACAAGAAATTATTATCAGGAAAAAATAA
- a CDS encoding DUF4240 domain-containing protein, which produces MRVIFITTIIFTLISCTNSKNKNMGMFDKLFGKNQKAQSTEQPKSQQQIFQIEKTAETLNEDLFWKIIDKSLQETNNQDSQEQYLIKEIGKLTPKELIGFRLQTDKLLYETYNSEMWCAGYIMNGGCSDDSFEYFRNWVISRGRDTYYKAKENPDYLINEVVDGAEFYDFESFWYVALEAFQQKTGKDLYDYIDYDNFRLREGNYPQIEFTWEDDKPESMKKICPRLFEKMWN; this is translated from the coding sequence ATGAGAGTAATATTTATAACGACAATTATCTTTACTTTAATAAGTTGCACAAACTCTAAAAATAAAAATATGGGAATGTTTGACAAACTTTTTGGGAAAAATCAGAAAGCACAATCGACTGAACAACCAAAATCACAACAGCAGATTTTTCAAATAGAAAAAACAGCCGAGACTTTAAATGAAGATTTGTTCTGGAAAATCATTGACAAGTCCCTTCAGGAGACAAATAATCAGGATTCACAGGAGCAATATCTAATTAAAGAGATTGGGAAACTGACTCCAAAAGAACTAATTGGGTTTCGTTTACAGACAGATAAGTTGTTATATGAGACTTATAACTCTGAAATGTGGTGTGCAGGTTATATTATGAATGGAGGTTGTTCTGACGACTCTTTTGAATATTTTCGAAACTGGGTAATTTCTAGAGGTCGGGACACTTATTACAAAGCAAAGGAAAATCCTGACTATCTGATAAACGAAGTAGTTGATGGAGCAGAGTTCTATGATTTTGAAAGTTTTTGGTATGTCGCACTTGAAGCATTTCAACAAAAGACAGGAAAGGATTTGTATGATTATATAGATTACGACAACTTTAGATTACGAGAAGGAAACTACCCTCAAATTGAATTTACTTGGGAAGATGACAAACCTGAGAGCATGAAAAAGATATGTCCAAGATTATTTGAAAAAATGTGGAACTAA
- the ychF gene encoding redox-regulated ATPase YchF, translated as MALKCGIVGLPNVGKSTLFNCLSNAKAQSANFPFCTIEPNVGVITVPDERLNKLSELVKPERIVPTTVEIVDIAGLVRGASKGEGLGNKFLGNIRETDAIIHVLRCFENDNITHVDTTINPVRDKETIDIELQLKDLETVEARLLKVEKQAKTGNDRDAKRMVNILYAYKEALVQGKSARTVEIDELDIKLAKDLQLLTNKPILYVCNVDEASVLTGNAYVDAVKEAVKDENAEFLVIAAATEADIAELESYDERQMFLEDLGLSESGVNKLIKSAYKLLQLETYFTAGVKEVRAWTYHRGFKAPQAAGVIHSDFEKGFIRAEVIKYKDFIALGSEQACKEAGKMAVEGKEYVVEDGDIMHFRFNV; from the coding sequence ATGGCATTGAAGTGTGGTATTGTTGGACTTCCGAACGTCGGGAAGTCAACCTTGTTTAATTGTTTGTCGAACGCCAAAGCGCAATCAGCAAACTTCCCGTTTTGTACAATCGAGCCAAACGTGGGGGTGATTACTGTGCCCGATGAACGCTTGAATAAACTCTCGGAGTTGGTAAAGCCGGAGCGTATTGTTCCGACAACTGTTGAGATTGTTGATATCGCCGGTTTGGTTCGGGGTGCAAGTAAAGGTGAAGGTTTGGGAAACAAGTTCCTTGGCAACATCCGCGAGACTGACGCTATTATTCACGTATTGCGTTGTTTCGAAAACGACAACATCACGCACGTTGACACCACCATTAACCCGGTTCGCGATAAAGAGACCATCGATATCGAACTTCAGCTGAAAGATTTGGAAACCGTTGAGGCACGTTTGCTGAAAGTAGAAAAGCAAGCTAAAACCGGTAACGACCGCGATGCCAAACGCATGGTAAACATTCTGTATGCCTATAAAGAAGCGTTGGTGCAAGGTAAGTCGGCCAGAACTGTTGAGATTGACGAACTGGATATTAAGTTGGCAAAAGACCTGCAGTTGTTGACCAATAAACCAATTCTATACGTTTGTAACGTGGACGAGGCTTCGGTATTGACAGGCAACGCTTATGTGGATGCTGTAAAAGAAGCCGTGAAGGACGAAAATGCCGAGTTCCTGGTAATTGCTGCTGCAACTGAAGCTGATATTGCAGAGCTGGAAAGTTACGATGAACGCCAGATGTTCCTGGAAGATTTGGGACTGTCAGAATCGGGTGTAAACAAATTGATTAAATCTGCTTACAAATTGTTGCAGTTGGAAACCTACTTCACAGCAGGTGTAAAAGAAGTTCGCGCTTGGACCTACCACCGTGGATTCAAAGCACCGCAAGCGGCAGGTGTTATCCACAGCGACTTTGAAAAAGGCTTTATCCGCGCAGAGGTAATTAAATACAAAGATTTTATCGCGCTGGGATCAGAGCAAGCATGTAAAGAAGCGGGTAAAATGGCGGTAGAAGGCAAAGAGTACGTGGTTGAGGACGGCGATATCATGCACTTCCGATTCAATGTGTAG
- a CDS encoding NUDIX hydrolase, with product MILKSVSIDCVIFGFDGNSLKVLLSQNNPEETLKQLSEQDDYEDIKELYMEHPSLTDPRCWNVFGAHIPVDKDIDDFARELLLMATGMNDVFLNQYYCFGKVNRVPKNRVLTIGYYALINPAHHLIKKSIALNDLKWFKLDHLPKLSFDHGEIIKKALEHLRNEVRYKPIGFHLLPDKFTLTEFQTLYETILDKKMDTRNFRKKIAKMDLLIDTEEKQENVSHRAAKLYRFDEQIYNHLKAEGLKFRIE from the coding sequence ATGATCTTAAAATCCGTTTCGATTGACTGCGTGATTTTCGGCTTCGACGGAAACTCGCTCAAGGTGTTGTTATCCCAGAACAACCCCGAAGAAACCTTAAAACAGCTAAGCGAACAGGACGACTACGAGGATATCAAGGAGCTGTATATGGAACACCCTTCGCTAACCGACCCCCGATGCTGGAACGTTTTCGGCGCACACATTCCCGTTGACAAAGACATTGACGATTTTGCCCGAGAGCTGTTGTTGATGGCCACCGGGATGAATGATGTTTTCCTGAACCAATACTATTGCTTCGGCAAAGTTAACCGGGTACCCAAAAACAGGGTTCTTACAATTGGCTATTACGCACTGATTAACCCAGCTCACCACCTGATCAAAAAATCAATTGCACTGAACGATTTGAAGTGGTTCAAACTGGATCACCTGCCCAAACTGTCGTTCGACCACGGCGAAATCATCAAAAAAGCGCTCGAACACTTGCGCAACGAAGTTCGCTATAAACCAATCGGCTTCCACTTGTTACCCGATAAGTTTACCCTGACGGAGTTTCAAACGCTGTACGAGACCATTTTGGATAAAAAGATGGACACCCGGAACTTCCGCAAGAAAATTGCCAAGATGGATTTGCTGATCGACACGGAAGAAAAGCAGGAGAATGTTTCGCACCGGGCCGCCAAGCTGTACCGCTTCGACGAGCAAATTTATAACCATTTAAAAGCTGAAGGTCTGAAATTCAGGATCGAATGA
- a CDS encoding MgtC/SapB family protein: MNIQEFLPPEIINFILVLVFSLLIGMGQRRHHLKQDDNELFGTDRTFTFIGLLGYVLYVFDSDGAVPFLVGFFVLGLLLAIQYFLKIKMQKDFGLTSSILALLTYCLPVLVFTQPIWLTLSFVVALLILTEMKGTFRTISKKASEEEFITLAKFIAFAGIILPLLPTGNIAGFIPVSPYQIWLAIVVVSGVSYASYIIKKFIFPDSGILLTGVLGGIYSSTATTIILARREKQEQTGLQSVSAIMLANGMMYLRVLVLAFVFNASIGAMLVWPFLLQFVVALVASRLILRKSGVDDTTTAALKESESKNPLELKTATIFGILFVGFGLITQFVMNHYGDSGVAGLAFVIGIFDVDPFLLYLLQQNSGLVAMMIALAVINATNSNNIMKMIYALSMVSKPSRKPLLYGFLALVVSGLIISVAFYYIYR; encoded by the coding sequence ATGAACATCCAGGAATTTCTACCGCCCGAGATTATCAACTTCATTTTAGTGTTGGTTTTTTCGTTGCTGATCGGGATGGGGCAGCGGCGCCACCACCTGAAACAGGACGATAACGAACTCTTCGGCACCGACCGCACCTTTACCTTTATCGGTCTACTGGGCTATGTGTTGTATGTGTTCGATTCGGATGGGGCAGTTCCTTTTCTGGTTGGTTTTTTCGTACTGGGGCTGCTGTTGGCCATCCAGTATTTTCTGAAAATAAAAATGCAGAAGGACTTTGGCTTAACCAGTTCAATATTGGCCTTGCTGACCTACTGTTTGCCGGTGCTGGTCTTTACGCAACCCATTTGGCTCACCCTCTCGTTTGTGGTGGCCCTGCTGATTTTAACCGAGATGAAAGGCACCTTTCGCACGATCTCGAAAAAAGCATCGGAAGAGGAATTTATCACGCTGGCTAAGTTTATTGCGTTTGCCGGGATCATTCTGCCTTTGTTGCCTACCGGCAATATTGCCGGGTTTATCCCTGTCTCGCCTTACCAGATCTGGTTGGCCATTGTGGTGGTTTCGGGTGTGTCGTATGCCAGTTATATTATCAAGAAATTCATTTTCCCCGACTCCGGCATTTTGCTGACCGGGGTGCTGGGCGGTATTTACAGCAGCACCGCGACCACCATCATCCTGGCGCGCCGCGAAAAGCAGGAGCAAACCGGCCTGCAGTCGGTGTCGGCCATCATGCTGGCCAATGGCATGATGTACTTGCGGGTGCTGGTGCTGGCTTTCGTATTTAATGCTTCCATCGGGGCAATGCTCGTTTGGCCGTTCCTGCTGCAGTTTGTGGTGGCCTTGGTTGCTTCGCGCCTGATTTTGCGAAAGTCAGGAGTCGATGATACCACCACTGCGGCCTTGAAGGAAAGTGAGTCGAAAAACCCGCTGGAGTTAAAAACAGCCACTATTTTCGGGATTTTGTTTGTCGGTTTCGGGTTGATTACCCAGTTTGTGATGAACCATTACGGCGACAGCGGGGTAGCAGGGCTGGCTTTTGTAATTGGTATTTTCGATGTCGATCCGTTCCTGTTGTATTTGTTGCAGCAAAACTCCGGATTAGTGGCGATGATGATTGCCCTGGCCGTGATCAATGCCACGAACAGCAACAACATCATGAAAATGATTTATGCGCTTAGCATGGTCAGTAAACCCTCGAGGAAGCCATTGCTCTACGGATTTCTGGCACTCGTCGTTTCCGGTTTGATCATTTCCGTGGCTTTTTACTACATTTATCGGTAA
- the hisS gene encoding histidine--tRNA ligase has protein sequence MAQKPSIPKGTRDFSPVEMARRNYIFDTVKAVFQLYGFQPIETPAMENLSTLMGKYGEEGDKLLFKILNSGDFAAKANEADLADRNSIKLTNQISEKGLRYDLTVPFARFVVQYRNDISFPFKRYQIQPVWRADRPQKGRYREFYQCDVDIVGSDSLLNEFELVQIISDVFTRLRVNTVVKINNRKILAGIAEAIGEADRIVDITVAIDKLDKIGLEKVNEELLEKGVSQDAVDKLQPILKLSGTTDEKLNSIETVIGATEVGKKGIEEVRTFFNYINTVELNTEVELDLTLARGLNYYTGAIFEVKAKDVQIGSICGGGRYDDLTGIFGMPGVSGVGVSFGADRIYDVMTQLELFPEEAVASTKVLFVNFGEKEEAFCLPILRKLRENGVNAEIFPEAAKMKKQMTWADRKNIAWVAVVGEEEMAQGKVNLKNMRSGDQNMVSPDELVKLLTE, from the coding sequence ATGGCACAGAAACCTTCTATCCCGAAAGGAACCAGAGATTTTTCACCGGTTGAAATGGCTCGCCGGAACTATATTTTCGACACCGTTAAAGCGGTTTTTCAGTTGTACGGATTTCAACCCATTGAAACACCGGCTATGGAAAACTTGTCAACTTTGATGGGCAAATACGGGGAAGAAGGCGATAAGTTGCTGTTCAAAATTTTGAATTCGGGTGATTTTGCAGCGAAAGCCAACGAGGCAGACCTCGCTGATCGAAACAGCATTAAGTTGACCAACCAGATTTCGGAGAAAGGTTTGCGTTATGACCTGACTGTGCCCTTTGCACGTTTCGTGGTGCAGTACCGCAACGACATTTCGTTCCCTTTTAAACGTTACCAGATTCAGCCGGTTTGGCGTGCCGACCGCCCGCAAAAGGGTCGTTACCGCGAATTCTACCAGTGCGATGTTGACATTGTTGGCAGCGATTCGTTGTTGAACGAGTTTGAGTTGGTGCAAATCATCAGCGATGTATTTACACGTTTGCGTGTGAACACGGTGGTGAAAATCAACAATCGGAAAATTTTGGCCGGTATTGCCGAAGCCATTGGCGAGGCGGACCGTATCGTGGATATTACTGTAGCGATTGACAAGCTGGATAAAATTGGTTTGGAGAAAGTAAACGAGGAGCTGCTGGAAAAAGGTGTGTCGCAGGATGCGGTGGATAAATTGCAACCGATTTTGAAACTGAGCGGAACTACCGATGAAAAACTGAACAGCATCGAGACTGTGATTGGTGCCACCGAAGTTGGAAAGAAAGGGATTGAAGAAGTTCGTACGTTCTTCAATTACATCAACACCGTTGAGCTGAACACTGAAGTGGAACTGGATTTGACTTTGGCGCGTGGCTTGAATTATTACACCGGTGCTATTTTCGAAGTAAAAGCGAAAGATGTTCAGATTGGCAGTATTTGCGGTGGTGGCCGTTACGACGACCTGACCGGAATCTTCGGGATGCCAGGCGTTTCGGGTGTGGGTGTTTCATTCGGTGCCGACCGTATTTACGATGTGATGACCCAGCTGGAGCTTTTCCCCGAAGAAGCTGTTGCATCGACAAAAGTGTTGTTCGTCAACTTTGGCGAAAAAGAAGAAGCCTTCTGTTTGCCGATTTTGAGAAAACTACGCGAGAACGGCGTGAATGCTGAAATCTTCCCGGAAGCGGCTAAGATGAAAAAGCAAATGACCTGGGCCGACCGCAAAAATATTGCCTGGGTGGCCGTTGTGGGTGAAGAAGAAATGGCGCAGGGAAAAGTAAACCTGAAAAATATGAGGTCGGGCGACCAGAATATGGTGAGCCCGGATGAGTTGGTAAAGCTCCTGACAGAATAG
- a CDS encoding DUF4870 domain-containing protein encodes MERIIDNPDERTWGMLCHLSALAGYIIPIPFMNIIGPLIVYNIKKQEYDFVEDQGKEALNFQITMTLALLVAVVLALILIGFLLMGLIALFSLIFTIIGAVKASQGEFYRYPISYRFIK; translated from the coding sequence ATGGAACGAATTATTGACAACCCGGACGAACGAACGTGGGGAATGTTGTGTCACCTGTCGGCATTGGCCGGTTACATTATTCCAATTCCGTTTATGAATATTATTGGTCCGCTGATTGTGTACAACATCAAAAAGCAGGAATACGATTTTGTGGAAGACCAGGGAAAAGAAGCACTGAATTTTCAGATTACCATGACGCTGGCGCTGCTTGTGGCGGTGGTTCTGGCTTTGATCTTGATTGGCTTTTTACTAATGGGGTTGATCGCTCTGTTCTCCTTGATTTTTACCATTATTGGTGCGGTTAAAGCCAGCCAGGGTGAGTTTTACCGGTACCCGATTTCGTATCGGTTTATCAAGTAA
- a CDS encoding YARHG domain-containing protein, with protein MKILLIVFLTSKFGFAQVLTHKTEFDLGNDGSIEKLLFYDKFNGEFEKTEFTNFLVISGTDTLSFENEEVWVENPELNKFTDEIIDNRVGIIEDKGKYYLILTGFQYGCCRVKTTILEWTGNSLIERFNREFEVKETPIIDNKRYLVGDYSFSESYGNEDSYYHFYSFYPTEYRSFSENFTVDKKLTQEKNLVYPKVENFIDVYSATLVKENITNQTFMISEKFEQSLKDREFGILSLIELPDEFFQNFDKEKLRIIRNEIFAYNGYDFKSPDLKKYFESKDWYKPTNKSSEEISNELTNIEKHNIDKIKQIEKNGW; from the coding sequence TTGAAAATACTACTTATTGTTTTCCTCACATCAAAATTCGGATTTGCGCAAGTCTTGACACACAAAACCGAGTTTGATTTGGGGAATGATGGTAGCATTGAAAAACTATTGTTCTACGACAAGTTTAATGGAGAATTTGAAAAAACAGAATTTACAAATTTCCTTGTCATAAGTGGAACTGACACTCTTTCCTTTGAAAATGAGGAAGTATGGGTTGAAAATCCAGAATTAAACAAATTCACAGATGAGATAATTGATAACCGAGTAGGTATTATCGAAGACAAAGGAAAATATTATTTGATTCTTACGGGATTCCAGTATGGCTGTTGCAGGGTAAAGACAACAATACTTGAATGGACTGGCAACTCATTAATTGAACGTTTTAATAGAGAATTTGAAGTTAAGGAAACTCCAATCATTGATAATAAACGCTACTTGGTAGGAGACTATTCATTTAGTGAATCATACGGAAATGAAGATAGTTATTACCATTTCTACAGTTTTTATCCAACAGAATACCGTTCATTCTCTGAGAATTTTACAGTGGATAAAAAACTCACTCAAGAAAAAAATCTTGTTTATCCAAAAGTTGAGAACTTTATTGATGTTTATTCGGCGACACTTGTGAAAGAGAATATCACCAACCAAACCTTTATGATTAGTGAAAAGTTTGAGCAGTCGTTAAAAGATAGAGAGTTTGGGATACTTTCATTAATTGAACTACCAGATGAGTTTTTCCAGAACTTTGATAAAGAAAAACTGAGAATCATTCGAAATGAAATCTTTGCTTACAATGGTTATGATTTTAAATCTCCCGACTTAAAAAAGTACTTTGAATCAAAGGATTGGTATAAACCGACAAATAAATCATCAGAAGAGATTAGTAACGAACTGACTAATATTGAAAAGCATAATATTGACAAAATAAAACAAATAGAAAAAAACGGTTGGTAA
- the asnB gene encoding asparagine synthase B — protein sequence MCGIVGVFDLKVDAQELRPQVLEQSKKIRHRGPDWSGIYCGDKAIIAHERLSIVDPESGGQPLYSKDKKLILGVNGEIYNHREIREKTKDKYEYQTGSDCEVILALYQEKGVDFLDDLNGIFGFVLYDVEKDLYLVGRDHIGIIPLYIGWDAHGNFYVASELKALEGVCTKIQEFPPAHYMYSLDGEMKRWWNRDWMDYENVKDNTTSIDDLRQAMEDAVQRQLMSDVPYGVLLSGGLDSSVTSALAKKFSGVRVESEGTQEAWWPQLHSFVIGLEGSPDLAAARKVADFIGTIHHEIHYTIQEGLDAIRDVIYHIETYDVTTIRASTPMYLLARVIKSMGIKMVLTGEGADEIFGGYLYFHKAPNAEEFHKETLRKINKLNLYDCLRANKSLAAWGVEGRVPFLDKEFMDVAMRLNPADKMAGKGKMEKYVVRKAFEEVLPESVAWRQKEQFSDGVGYGWIDTLKQIAEDKVSEEMMKNAHFRFPINTPRSKEEYLYRSIFTEHFPSDQAAACVPSVPSIACSTAEALAWDASFQNNADPSGRSVRGVHEHDLDKK from the coding sequence ATGTGTGGAATTGTAGGTGTATTTGACCTTAAAGTGGATGCTCAGGAATTGAGACCCCAGGTGCTGGAACAATCAAAGAAAATCAGACACCGCGGACCGGATTGGTCCGGAATCTATTGTGGCGATAAAGCAATCATCGCGCACGAGCGTTTGTCAATCGTTGACCCGGAATCAGGTGGTCAGCCGTTGTACAGCAAAGACAAGAAATTAATTCTCGGAGTAAACGGTGAAATTTATAACCACCGCGAAATTCGTGAAAAAACAAAAGATAAATACGAGTACCAAACAGGATCTGACTGCGAGGTAATTTTGGCATTGTACCAGGAAAAAGGAGTTGATTTCCTGGATGACCTGAACGGAATTTTCGGTTTCGTTTTGTACGATGTTGAAAAAGATCTTTACTTGGTTGGCCGTGACCATATCGGTATCATTCCGTTGTACATCGGCTGGGATGCTCATGGAAACTTCTATGTAGCTTCTGAGTTGAAAGCCCTGGAAGGCGTTTGTACAAAAATTCAGGAATTCCCGCCGGCTCACTATATGTATAGCCTGGATGGCGAAATGAAACGTTGGTGGAACCGCGATTGGATGGATTACGAGAACGTAAAAGACAATACGACCAGTATCGACGATTTGCGCCAGGCAATGGAAGACGCTGTTCAGCGTCAGTTGATGTCAGACGTACCTTACGGTGTGTTGTTGTCAGGTGGATTGGATTCGTCAGTGACTTCAGCACTTGCTAAGAAATTTTCAGGAGTCCGTGTTGAATCTGAAGGAACACAGGAAGCATGGTGGCCACAATTGCACTCATTTGTAATTGGTCTGGAAGGATCGCCCGACTTGGCTGCAGCCCGCAAGGTGGCTGACTTCATCGGAACGATTCACCATGAGATTCACTATACCATCCAGGAAGGTTTGGATGCCATCCGCGATGTAATCTATCACATCGAAACATATGATGTAACTACGATTCGTGCAAGTACTCCGATGTACCTGCTGGCTCGTGTGATCAAATCGATGGGTATTAAAATGGTGTTGACCGGTGAAGGTGCCGACGAAATCTTCGGTGGATATCTTTATTTCCATAAGGCTCCTAACGCAGAAGAATTCCACAAAGAGACTTTGCGTAAAATCAATAAATTGAACCTGTACGACTGTTTGCGTGCGAACAAATCGTTGGCCGCTTGGGGTGTTGAAGGTCGTGTACCATTCCTGGATAAAGAATTCATGGATGTGGCTATGCGTTTGAACCCTGCTGATAAAATGGCCGGAAAAGGTAAAATGGAAAAATATGTTGTTCGTAAAGCATTCGAAGAGGTTCTTCCTGAAAGCGTAGCATGGCGTCAAAAAGAACAGTTCTCGGATGGCGTTGGTTACGGATGGATCGACACGTTGAAGCAAATTGCTGAAGACAAAGTGTCGGAAGAAATGATGAAAAACGCACATTTCCGTTTCCCGATAAACACACCACGCTCGAAAGAAGAATATCTGTATCGTTCAATTTTCACAGAACACTTCCCATCAGATCAGGCTGCTGCTTGTGTACCTTCGGTACCATCAATTGCATGTAGTACTGCTGAAGCCTTGGCTTGGGATGCTTCGTTCCAAAACAATGCCGACCCGTCAGGACGTTCAGTTCGCGGTGTACACGAGCACGATTTGGATAAAAAATAA
- a CDS encoding RNA polymerase sigma factor — protein sequence MINEQQLINQLRNEETKQVAFRNVVTLYKERLYWHVRKIVLDHEDADDILQNTFIKVWRNIDSFRAESGLYTWLYRIATNESLTFLNQKKRKSFRGTDEEVNDYLVENIQADPYFNGDDLQLKLQEAIAKLPEKQRLVFNMRYYDDIKYQDMEKILDTSEGALKASYHHAVKKISEYLKKLH from the coding sequence ATGATTAACGAGCAGCAGCTGATAAATCAATTAAGAAACGAAGAAACCAAACAGGTTGCTTTTCGGAACGTCGTGACTTTGTACAAAGAGCGCTTGTATTGGCACGTCCGTAAAATAGTGCTCGACCACGAGGATGCTGACGATATTCTGCAAAATACCTTCATCAAGGTATGGCGAAATATCGACTCGTTCCGGGCCGAATCTGGCTTGTACACCTGGCTCTACCGAATTGCAACAAATGAATCGCTGACCTTTTTGAACCAGAAAAAACGAAAATCGTTCCGCGGAACCGATGAAGAAGTGAATGACTACCTGGTTGAAAACATACAAGCCGACCCGTACTTCAACGGTGACGACCTTCAGTTAAAACTGCAGGAGGCCATCGCCAAGTTGCCGGAAAAGCAGCGACTGGTTTTCAACATGCGCTATTATGATGATATAAAATATCAGGACATGGAAAAAATTCTCGATACTTCGGAGGGAGCTCTAAAAGCCTCCTACCACCATGCCGTGAAGAAAATCAGTGAATACCTGAAAAAGCTTCACTAG
- a CDS encoding RNA polymerase sigma-70 factor, producing the protein MEISDNELTLLLNKGSKNAFATLYERYGRRIYLFALGYLKSDSDAEELVQDVFVKLWERRTSLDEQKNLKAYIFKIVVNTIYDIIRKRNVEQAFLDFAAGKTNNTDDVWDKVVYNDMLTHVNSLVDAMPEQRRKIFKMSKETGLTNDEIAIKLGISKRTVENQLYRATLFLKDNLGSNMVLMLLYYYLFH; encoded by the coding sequence ATGGAGATTAGTGACAACGAACTAACCCTGTTGCTCAACAAGGGATCGAAGAATGCTTTTGCGACCTTGTACGAACGGTATGGTCGACGGATCTATCTTTTCGCACTAGGATACCTCAAATCGGACTCCGATGCCGAAGAGCTGGTGCAGGATGTGTTCGTTAAACTTTGGGAACGGCGCACCTCTCTGGATGAGCAAAAAAACCTGAAAGCGTATATTTTCAAAATCGTTGTCAATACTATTTACGACATCATCCGGAAACGAAATGTAGAGCAGGCCTTCCTCGATTTTGCTGCCGGAAAGACAAACAATACCGATGATGTTTGGGACAAGGTTGTTTACAACGACATGCTAACCCACGTAAACAGCCTCGTGGATGCCATGCCGGAACAGCGCCGGAAAATATTCAAAATGAGTAAGGAAACCGGATTGACGAACGACGAAATTGCCATCAAGCTGGGCATTTCCAAGCGGACAGTGGAAAATCAACTTTACCGCGCAACCCTGTTTTTGAAAGATAACCTGGGTTCGAACATGGTTTTAATGTTACTGTACTACTATCTTTTTCATTAA